From the Brassica napus cultivar Da-Ae chromosome A8, Da-Ae, whole genome shotgun sequence genome, one window contains:
- the LOC106361364 gene encoding PLAT domain-containing protein 1, which yields MARLLPLLLLIATVSAVAFADDEPDCVYTFYLRTGSIWKAGTDSIISARIYDKYGDYIGIKNLEAWGGLMGPDYNYFERSNLDIFSGRAPCLPSPICSLNLTSDGSGDHHGWYVNYVEVSTAGVHAQCSTQNFEIEQWLATDTSPYELTAVRNNCPVSLRDGVSRVGSEIRKQLSWVI from the exons ATGGCTCGTCTCCTCCCTTTACTCCTCCTCATCGCCACCGTCTCCGCCGTCGCATTCGCC GACGACGAACCGGACTGCGTCTACACGTTCTACCTCCGAACCGGGTCAATCTGGAAAGCCGGAACCGACTCGATCATCAGCGCTAGAATCTACGACAAGTACGGTGACTACATCGGGATCAAGAACCTAGAGGCTTGGGGTGGACTAATGGGCCCTGACTACAACTACTTCGAGAGAAGCAACCTCGACATTTTCAGTGGAAGAGCGCCGTGTTTGCCTAGTCCGATCTGCTCTCTCAACCTAACCTCCGATGGCTCCGGCGATCACCATGGATGGTACGTTAACTACGTGGAGGTTTCGACGGCTGGAGTTCACGCTCAGTGCTCCACGCAGAATTTCGAGATCGAGCAGTGGTTAGCCACCGATACGTCTCCTTATGAGCTCACTGCCGTGAGGAACAATTGTCCCGTGTCGCTTAGGGATGGGGTTAGTCGGGTCGGGTCGGAGATCCGGAAACAGCTTTCTTGGGTCATCTGA